Proteins encoded by one window of Paenibacillus urinalis:
- a CDS encoding MarR family winged helix-turn-helix transcriptional regulator, giving the protein MKHELLSKLMSGYMTNFVVKYAKILDNDLTSSQYFILQTLAWEGPQTSTYFAGQLDVTMPAITNLTNKLVNKGYIERRSAESDRRKVILHITDQGMAFEQKMLDKYKELTDGLWSEFSEEEMDLLIASYQKMLKHLNQPKDPSQSDN; this is encoded by the coding sequence GTGAAACACGAATTACTGTCTAAACTAATGAGCGGCTACATGACGAACTTTGTGGTGAAATATGCCAAGATTTTGGACAACGATCTCACCTCCTCGCAATACTTCATCCTCCAAACTTTGGCTTGGGAAGGTCCTCAGACTTCAACCTATTTCGCAGGACAGCTGGATGTAACCATGCCGGCAATTACGAATCTGACCAATAAACTCGTCAATAAAGGGTATATTGAGCGGCGGAGTGCTGAATCCGACAGACGTAAGGTTATACTGCATATTACGGATCAAGGGATGGCCTTCGAACAGAAAATGCTGGATAAGTACAAGGAGCTTACGGATGGATTATGGTCCGAGTTCTCAGAAGAAGAGATGGATCTGCTTATCGCTTCGTATCAGAAGATGCTTAAGCATTTGAATCAACCAAAGGACCCATCTCAGTCTGACAATTAA
- a CDS encoding NAD(P)-dependent alcohol dehydrogenase encodes MENVKLMKAAIMEKPGHIELKELPIPEVKPNEVLVKIMAVGVCGSDVHYYEHGRIGRFVVEKPIILGHECAGIIVETGDLVKRVKTGDRVAIEPGVTCGRCRYCKEGRYNLCPDVEFLATPPIDGAFVQYLAIREDFVFPIPDKLSYEAAALVEPFSVGIHAANRCQLKPGGTVAIMGMGPVGLMAVAAAKSFGASQIIVTDLEDIRLQAALELGATHAINVTQVDANAKIKELTGGIGVDTAWETAGSPRALSSALSSLRRGGRLVIVGLPAQDEIPLNVPFIADNEIDIYGVFRYANTYPDGIKFLASGDIPVDTLITDRYALEETQEAMERAIHNKSGSLKIMVYPNGMDN; translated from the coding sequence ATGGAGAACGTAAAGTTAATGAAAGCAGCAATTATGGAGAAGCCAGGTCACATTGAGCTCAAGGAGCTGCCTATACCAGAGGTGAAGCCCAACGAGGTGCTTGTCAAGATTATGGCGGTTGGGGTGTGCGGTTCAGATGTGCATTATTATGAGCATGGCAGAATTGGGCGATTCGTTGTAGAGAAGCCGATTATACTGGGACACGAATGTGCAGGAATTATTGTAGAGACCGGGGATCTTGTGAAGCGTGTGAAGACAGGAGACCGCGTAGCTATTGAGCCTGGAGTAACCTGCGGCAGATGCCGTTATTGTAAAGAGGGCAGATATAATCTCTGTCCTGATGTTGAATTTCTAGCGACTCCTCCTATAGACGGTGCGTTCGTTCAGTACTTAGCGATTCGGGAGGATTTCGTATTTCCCATTCCGGATAAGCTATCTTATGAAGCAGCGGCACTTGTGGAGCCGTTCTCAGTAGGAATTCATGCTGCGAATCGCTGTCAGCTTAAGCCTGGCGGGACGGTTGCCATTATGGGGATGGGGCCCGTCGGCCTGATGGCGGTAGCTGCAGCCAAATCCTTCGGTGCGAGCCAGATTATCGTTACCGATCTAGAGGATATTCGGCTTCAGGCAGCGCTTGAGCTGGGAGCTACACATGCCATTAACGTAACGCAAGTGGATGCCAATGCCAAGATCAAAGAGCTTACCGGTGGAATCGGTGTAGATACAGCTTGGGAGACCGCAGGGAGTCCAAGGGCACTGAGTTCAGCGCTGTCTTCACTGCGCCGCGGGGGCAGGCTCGTCATTGTCGGCCTTCCAGCTCAGGATGAAATTCCGCTGAACGTTCCATTCATCGCAGATAATGAGATCGACATCTACGGTGTATTCCGTTATGCGAACACTTATCCGGATGGGATCAAGTTCCTTGCTTCAGGTGATATTCCAGTAGACACACTCATTACCGACCGCTATGCCTTGGAAGAGACTCAGGAGGCAATGGAGCGGGCTATTCATAATAAGAGTGGGAGTCTTAAGATCATGGTTTACCCGAATGGGATGGACAATTAA
- a CDS encoding B12-binding domain-containing radical SAM protein, whose protein sequence is MKVILSTLNAKYIHTSLAIRCLKAYSEKDFDIELAEYTIKDPVMNIVSDLYQRGADVIGFSCYIWNIEETIKVINILKKVMPEVKIILGGPEVSYDVEYWMERLTNVDFIVVGEGEETFHQLLTEIETTQKYHFVYGVAYRKGAEVIVMPGRPKANLNELPSPHRFAEDIPDLGKRVVYFETSRGCPFSCQFCLSSIEVGVRYYDIERTKADILYLIDNGAKLIKFVDRTFNIKRDYALDMFQFLIENHRGCVFQFEITADIMRPEVLDYLAEHAPPGIFRFEIGVQSTNDPTNELVKRRQNFTKLSRTVSKIKESGKIDQHLDLIAGLPLEDYDTFRKTFNDVFALGPEELQLGFLKMLRGTGLRIDADKYNYSYMEHAPYEILGSDVLPFSDIVRLKRLEDVLEKYWNAHRMDHTLKYLMEQEFTSPFDFFQAFGDYWEGQGWQKIGHQLEDLFTRLRAFLEDRGTANMDVILGLMKLDYFLGHKYKPRKIWWDLTLEKSDWSGYIKRLIEHPEEISSIYESMALSEKELQKHAVLEILPFHLEKVLAGGTPAAAEGRTLLLVVYQQNEAQKPVYFTLPLGAEAKAI, encoded by the coding sequence ATGAAGGTTATTCTATCGACACTGAACGCGAAATACATCCATACGTCACTTGCCATTCGCTGTTTGAAGGCTTACAGCGAGAAGGATTTTGATATTGAGCTTGCTGAGTATACGATCAAGGATCCCGTCATGAACATCGTGTCCGATCTATATCAGCGCGGGGCAGATGTCATCGGATTCTCCTGCTATATCTGGAATATCGAAGAGACGATCAAAGTCATTAATATATTGAAGAAGGTCATGCCGGAGGTCAAAATCATTCTCGGCGGACCTGAGGTGTCTTATGATGTGGAATATTGGATGGAGCGACTAACAAACGTCGATTTTATCGTGGTTGGCGAAGGAGAAGAGACGTTTCATCAGCTGCTGACGGAGATCGAGACGACTCAGAAATACCATTTCGTGTATGGAGTTGCCTATCGCAAGGGCGCTGAGGTTATCGTCATGCCGGGCCGTCCAAAGGCGAATCTGAATGAGCTGCCTTCGCCGCATCGTTTTGCAGAGGATATCCCGGATCTCGGTAAAAGAGTCGTGTATTTCGAAACGAGCCGCGGCTGTCCGTTTAGCTGCCAGTTCTGTCTGTCCAGTATAGAGGTCGGTGTACGGTATTATGATATTGAGCGCACCAAGGCGGATATTCTGTATCTGATTGATAACGGGGCGAAGCTGATCAAATTCGTGGATCGGACGTTTAACATCAAGCGTGATTATGCGCTCGACATGTTCCAGTTCCTGATCGAGAACCACAGAGGCTGCGTGTTCCAATTCGAAATTACGGCCGACATTATGCGTCCCGAGGTGCTCGATTATCTCGCGGAGCATGCGCCGCCCGGTATATTCCGGTTTGAGATTGGCGTTCAGTCCACGAATGATCCGACGAATGAGCTTGTGAAGCGCCGTCAGAACTTTACGAAGCTGAGCCGTACCGTAAGCAAGATCAAGGAGAGCGGTAAAATCGACCAGCATCTGGATCTCATCGCCGGCTTGCCGCTGGAGGATTACGATACGTTTCGTAAGACCTTTAACGATGTATTTGCACTAGGTCCAGAAGAGCTTCAGCTCGGATTTTTGAAAATGCTGCGGGGAACGGGGCTTCGTATCGATGCGGACAAGTATAATTACTCGTATATGGAGCATGCACCTTATGAAATACTGGGAAGCGACGTCCTTCCATTCAGCGATATTGTCCGATTGAAACGGCTGGAGGATGTGCTGGAGAAATACTGGAACGCACACCGGATGGATCATACACTGAAGTACTTGATGGAGCAGGAATTCACCTCTCCATTTGATTTCTTCCAAGCGTTCGGGGATTACTGGGAAGGACAGGGCTGGCAGAAGATCGGCCACCAGCTGGAGGATTTGTTCACCCGTCTGCGTGCATTCCTGGAGGATCGGGGTACGGCAAACATGGACGTCATCCTTGGTCTGATGAAGCTGGATTACTTCCTTGGGCACAAGTACAAGCCGCGCAAAATATGGTGGGATCTTACGCTGGAGAAGAGCGATTGGTCAGGGTATATCAAGCGCCTAATCGAGCATCCTGAAGAGATTTCTTCTATATACGAGAGCATGGCACTGAGTGAAAAAGAGCTGCAGAAGCATGCGGTACTGGAGATTTTGCCGTTCCATCTGGAGAAGGTGCTGGCTGGAGGTACTCCGGCTGCTGCCGAAGGCAGAACACTGCTGCTGGTTGTATATCAGCAAAATGAAGCGCAAAAGCCGGTTTATTTTACACTGCCGCTTGGTGCGGAAGCGAAGGCGATCTAG
- a CDS encoding MetQ/NlpA family ABC transporter substrate-binding protein — MNMKKKKFHLLALLAVLSLLLAACGDHLVEENSNDISKENIDEDQQIVIAGTEGAGKQFIDKTIKDLFEKQGYTLQVTEITDPSEAATKLAEGSIDAYINTFMDNRKEQLTTLTSVPTEPLALYSNTFKDDDQIADGTTVIIPEEPLMQSRALMMLEDENLIGIRKGASLSEMSVETDVTDNPKNLKFEKAPIDQLSDRIKNEALIAAPLHIAVDAGLTEQEALDVEDVPGQFLDQLVVRSKDQGTNFARSLKEHFQSTEFRKLLDEHFPGYDEPEWMED, encoded by the coding sequence ATGAACATGAAGAAAAAGAAGTTTCATCTACTAGCACTTCTCGCTGTACTTAGCTTGCTGCTCGCCGCTTGTGGTGATCATTTGGTAGAGGAGAACAGCAACGACATAAGCAAGGAAAATATCGATGAGGATCAGCAAATTGTGATTGCCGGGACTGAAGGTGCAGGCAAGCAATTTATCGACAAAACGATCAAGGATCTGTTTGAGAAGCAGGGCTACACCTTACAGGTCACAGAAATTACAGACCCATCAGAGGCAGCGACGAAGCTTGCTGAAGGTTCGATCGATGCGTATATCAATACATTCATGGATAATCGGAAGGAGCAGCTGACGACGTTAACCAGTGTTCCGACCGAGCCGCTTGCGCTGTATTCGAATACATTCAAGGACGATGACCAGATTGCAGATGGTACGACGGTAATTATTCCGGAGGAACCCTTGATGCAGAGCCGTGCCCTGATGATGCTGGAGGACGAGAATCTGATTGGCATCCGCAAAGGCGCTTCATTATCTGAGATGTCTGTAGAGACAGATGTCACGGATAATCCAAAAAATTTGAAGTTCGAAAAGGCACCCATCGATCAGCTCTCCGATCGAATCAAGAACGAAGCACTTATTGCTGCCCCGCTGCATATTGCTGTCGATGCAGGCCTTACAGAGCAGGAGGCACTTGATGTTGAGGATGTTCCAGGTCAATTCTTGGACCAGCTGGTCGTGCGCAGTAAGGATCAAGGCACTAACTTTGCCCGCAGCTTGAAGGAGCATTTTCAGTCCACCGAGTTTAGGAAGCTGCTGGATGAGCATTTCCCAGGCTATGATGAGCCGGAATGGATGGAAGATTAA
- a CDS encoding GNAT family N-acetyltransferase — MDYTSNPNNWFHGNKVRLAAAIQQDAQTLAGYTEDYEYLRNLDTDYAVPQTVQENEPKSARMDHGVEFMLRTIDEDRLIGFVALHSIEWNNQSARLAIGIGKAKDRNKGYGSDALQLILRYAFYELNLSRVSLDVISYNEIAYHAYKKAGFVEEGRMRQAVLRGGQKYDRIMMGLLREEWVARQPS, encoded by the coding sequence ATGGATTATACTTCGAACCCGAACAACTGGTTCCATGGAAATAAGGTTCGGCTTGCCGCAGCGATTCAGCAGGATGCGCAAACACTTGCAGGTTATACAGAAGACTATGAATATTTGAGGAATTTGGACACGGATTATGCGGTTCCACAAACGGTTCAGGAGAATGAACCTAAGAGTGCACGGATGGATCACGGTGTTGAATTTATGCTGCGTACGATTGATGAAGACCGCCTTATCGGCTTTGTCGCCCTGCACAGCATCGAGTGGAACAATCAGTCGGCGAGACTTGCCATCGGTATTGGCAAGGCAAAGGACCGCAACAAAGGATACGGCAGCGATGCACTTCAGCTCATATTGCGCTATGCTTTTTACGAACTGAATCTGAGCCGGGTCAGTCTGGATGTCATTTCGTATAACGAGATTGCCTATCATGCCTATAAGAAGGCCGGTTTCGTGGAAGAGGGGCGCATGCGCCAAGCCGTTCTGCGCGGAGGTCAGAAGTACGATCGAATCATGATGGGCCTGCTGAGAGAAGAATGGGTAGCTCGCCAGCCATCCTGA
- a CDS encoding GNAT family N-acetyltransferase, with amino-acid sequence MSEILQGANEFYVEQNGEKAATIGFEPGSEGGEGPGVIMITHTFVSEELRGEGVGVDLVKQVVQYARDNELKVVPMCSFASSVMDKHTELQDVLV; translated from the coding sequence ATGAGCGAAATATTGCAGGGAGCCAATGAATTCTACGTAGAGCAGAATGGCGAGAAGGCGGCGACGATCGGATTTGAGCCAGGAAGTGAAGGCGGGGAGGGACCGGGCGTCATCATGATTACCCATACCTTCGTGTCAGAAGAGCTTCGGGGTGAAGGCGTGGGAGTTGACCTGGTGAAGCAAGTCGTCCAATATGCACGAGACAATGAGTTAAAGGTTGTCCCGATGTGTTCTTTTGCCAGCAGTGTGATGGATAAGCATACAGAGTTGCAGGATGTGCTGGTTTAA
- a CDS encoding RluA family pseudouridine synthase, whose product MRKKTNYQGTEDDYSNRPPSASNTRSHKGSKGQASSFKGSAKSTSKKPASIPSVPVKSYIVQEDAELLPYLLANLSNKSRNSIKALLSRGQISVDGKTITAFNHPLTKGMTVAVDQEKKEEAPPLIGLTILHEDEDIIIVNKDSGLLSVASDKEQELTAYRQLTAHVRVSHPANRIFIVHRLDRDTSGVMMFAKSEAIQQSLQNAWRDAVEERTYVALVEGKVKQEQGTITSYLKESKTLKMYSTPYANDGQKAVTHFKTLQTSNDYSLLDIQLETGRKNQIRVHMEELGHPVVGDKKYGAKGRGIGRLALHARVLAFTHPGTGKQMRFETPIPKAFLRPFPPK is encoded by the coding sequence ATGCGAAAAAAAACGAATTATCAAGGTACAGAGGATGACTACAGCAACCGTCCACCGTCAGCCTCGAACACCAGATCACATAAAGGCAGCAAAGGACAGGCTTCAAGCTTCAAAGGATCAGCCAAATCCACTTCGAAAAAGCCTGCTTCGATTCCATCGGTGCCTGTCAAGAGCTACATCGTCCAAGAAGACGCTGAGCTGCTCCCCTACCTGCTGGCGAACTTATCCAATAAAAGCCGTAATTCAATCAAGGCACTATTGTCCCGCGGTCAGATTTCCGTTGATGGAAAGACGATAACGGCCTTTAATCATCCATTAACCAAAGGGATGACCGTAGCAGTAGATCAGGAGAAAAAAGAAGAAGCACCTCCCCTCATCGGCCTGACGATTCTGCATGAGGATGAGGACATTATCATCGTAAATAAGGATTCTGGCTTGCTGTCTGTAGCTTCCGACAAAGAACAAGAGCTTACAGCCTATCGTCAGCTGACGGCCCATGTACGTGTATCGCATCCGGCTAACCGAATCTTTATCGTTCATCGCCTTGATCGGGATACCTCAGGAGTGATGATGTTCGCCAAGAGCGAAGCCATTCAGCAGTCTCTCCAAAATGCTTGGCGTGATGCGGTCGAAGAACGAACCTATGTTGCGCTTGTGGAAGGTAAGGTCAAGCAGGAGCAGGGCACGATTACCTCCTATCTAAAAGAAAGCAAGACACTCAAGATGTATTCCACTCCCTATGCAAATGATGGGCAGAAGGCCGTTACTCATTTCAAAACACTGCAAACCAGCAACGACTATTCATTGCTTGATATTCAGCTCGAGACCGGGCGCAAGAATCAGATCCGGGTTCATATGGAGGAACTGGGACATCCGGTTGTCGGTGACAAGAAATATGGCGCTAAGGGACGAGGCATCGGCCGACTTGCGCTGCACGCCAGAGTGCTTGCCTTTACTCATCCGGGGACAGGGAAGCAAATGCGGTTCGAAACACCGATTCCCAAAGCTTTTCTCAGACCTTTTCCACCAAAGTGA
- a CDS encoding SDR family NAD(P)-dependent oxidoreductase: MGRLDNKVAIITGAAGGMGKADALLFAKEGAKVAITDLQEDKIQEVVAEITAAGGEAIGFKHDVTSEEGWINIVNETVTKFGKIDILVNNAGVSNATPFLDLTVEGFEKTMSINVTSIFLGQKYVIPHMIEAGGGSIVNISSIAGLTGGSGAGPYTASKGAVRMLTKATAVDYAKHNIRANSVHPGYIETPMTVDMFKDERMTQWFQSQTPLPRLGKAEDIANGVLFLASDESSYITGVELPIDGGYFAK; this comes from the coding sequence ATGGGAAGATTAGATAATAAAGTAGCCATTATTACAGGTGCAGCCGGCGGTATGGGTAAGGCAGACGCGCTTCTTTTTGCTAAGGAAGGGGCTAAAGTAGCCATTACAGACCTTCAGGAAGACAAAATCCAGGAAGTTGTAGCCGAAATTACAGCAGCTGGCGGAGAAGCGATTGGATTCAAGCATGATGTTACGTCCGAAGAAGGCTGGATCAACATTGTGAATGAAACCGTTACCAAGTTTGGGAAGATCGATATTCTTGTCAATAACGCTGGTGTGTCCAACGCGACTCCTTTTTTGGATCTTACGGTTGAAGGATTCGAAAAAACCATGTCCATCAATGTGACCAGCATTTTCCTAGGTCAGAAGTATGTCATTCCACATATGATCGAAGCTGGGGGCGGCTCCATCGTGAACATCTCTTCGATCGCTGGTCTGACAGGCGGCAGCGGCGCAGGTCCATATACTGCAAGTAAAGGCGCTGTGCGGATGCTGACCAAGGCGACGGCAGTGGATTATGCGAAGCACAATATCCGTGCCAACTCCGTTCACCCGGGTTATATCGAAACACCGATGACTGTCGATATGTTCAAGGACGAGCGCATGACACAATGGTTCCAGTCTCAAACTCCGCTCCCTCGTCTTGGTAAAGCAGAGGATATCGCTAACGGCGTATTGTTCCTGGCATCGGATGAATCCTCCTATATTACTGGAGTGGAGCTGCCCATCGACGGAGGCTATTTCGCAAAATAA
- a CDS encoding SDR family NAD(P)-dependent oxidoreductase, protein MSNDKQIAVITGAGSGIGRASSVQLAKDGYTVVLVDYNTESGEETLRLIKEQGGEGIFVQADVSKSEDVQNYVNEAVQAFGRIDFFFNNAGIVQKFSMFDDIEEAEFDRIMSVNVKGCFLGMKYVLKVMKDQGSGHILNTASTAGIRSEHSAAAYSASKHAVVGLTKSAAMEYVKKGIRVNAICPGGVNTALTQSVAASFQQGGYVPEELSNMRMGRPAESNEISGVVSFMASPASSYMTGSIVTVDGGLTL, encoded by the coding sequence ATGTCTAATGATAAACAAATCGCAGTCATCACAGGCGCTGGAAGCGGAATCGGCAGAGCGAGCAGTGTCCAGCTTGCGAAGGACGGTTATACCGTTGTACTCGTCGATTATAATACGGAATCCGGAGAAGAGACGCTTCGTCTGATCAAGGAACAAGGCGGCGAAGGTATCTTCGTTCAGGCCGATGTTTCCAAGAGTGAGGATGTACAGAACTATGTGAATGAAGCTGTTCAAGCCTTTGGACGAATTGACTTCTTCTTCAATAACGCCGGAATTGTACAGAAATTCTCCATGTTTGATGATATCGAGGAAGCTGAATTCGACCGCATCATGTCGGTTAACGTGAAGGGCTGCTTCCTTGGGATGAAATATGTTCTGAAGGTAATGAAGGATCAGGGAAGCGGACATATTCTCAATACCGCTTCTACAGCTGGAATTCGCAGCGAGCATAGTGCGGCTGCCTATTCTGCAAGCAAGCACGCGGTTGTGGGACTTACCAAATCCGCCGCTATGGAATATGTCAAAAAAGGAATCCGCGTGAATGCTATTTGCCCAGGCGGAGTAAACACTGCCTTGACGCAAAGTGTTGCTGCATCATTCCAGCAAGGCGGGTATGTTCCTGAAGAGCTGTCCAATATGAGAATGGGACGCCCTGCGGAGTCGAACGAAATCTCCGGTGTCGTCTCGTTCATGGCATCACCTGCCTCCAGTTATATGACAGGCTCAATTGTAACGGTGGATGGCGGCCTCACTCTTTAA
- a CDS encoding GntR family transcriptional regulator: MDLHIRPQPTSTREAVYDALKDQILNFDLIPGTSISEKEIALAFNVSRTPVRESFLRLAGEGLLDVYPQRGTMVSLIDLSLVEEARFMREQLECAVISLACHQFSKVDIAELELLLVRQRASMEAQDNKSMFELDEAFHRTLFTRCSKSNTWAAMQQMNVHMNRIRKLRLAADHDWQHIYDQHQQMVDSISRQDEERAVNLMKDHMNLAIHDERFLREKFPTYFKP; the protein is encoded by the coding sequence ATGGATTTACATATTCGTCCTCAACCGACTTCGACAAGAGAAGCCGTATACGACGCTTTGAAGGACCAAATCTTGAATTTTGACCTCATTCCGGGAACAAGCATATCCGAGAAAGAAATTGCATTAGCTTTTAATGTCAGTCGTACACCTGTACGAGAGAGCTTTCTCAGACTGGCTGGAGAAGGACTGCTTGATGTGTATCCCCAGCGCGGTACGATGGTATCTCTTATCGACCTATCTCTCGTTGAGGAGGCCCGCTTCATGAGAGAGCAGCTGGAATGCGCTGTCATAAGCCTTGCGTGTCATCAATTCTCGAAAGTGGACATTGCTGAGCTTGAGCTGCTGCTTGTTAGACAGCGTGCTTCCATGGAAGCACAGGATAACAAATCCATGTTTGAGCTTGATGAAGCCTTTCATCGCACCTTATTTACAAGATGCAGCAAGAGTAATACTTGGGCAGCAATGCAGCAAATGAACGTCCATATGAATCGTATCCGCAAGCTGCGTCTTGCAGCAGATCATGACTGGCAGCATATTTATGATCAGCATCAGCAGATGGTCGATTCCATTTCCAGACAGGATGAGGAGCGTGCGGTAAATCTCATGAAGGACCATATGAACCTGGCGATTCATGATGAACGTTTCTTAAGAGAGAAATTTCCAACTTATTTTAAACCTTGA
- the recQ gene encoding DNA helicase RecQ, giving the protein MSIQERTMDEARELLQTYFGYPDFREGQKKIVDSLLRGHDTLGIMPTGGGKSICYQIPALLHSGLTLVVSPLISLMKDQVDALLAMGVSAAYINSTLTGREVNDRIRAAQRGELKLLYVAPERLELDWFRDEMAALPISCVAVDEAHCVSQWGHDFRTSYLAVAPFVDYLPQRPIVAAFTATATPAVMDDILELLRLREPETFVTGLGRDNLAMQVLRGENKKEYIMDYTREHADEAGIIYAATRKDVDDLYSRLKSAGIAAGRYHAGMTDDERAASQEAFLFDDIRVVVATNAFGMGIDKSNVRYVIHYNMPKNMEAYVQEAGRAGRDGEPSQCILLFSAQDIMTQKFLIEQGEFQDEDRKRNDYRKLQQMIDYCYTTKCLRSAQLDYFGEVHDGTGCGICSSCTDDRELIDMTVDAQKIFSCIHRMRERFGITMVSQVLKGSRNKKVLEYGFDQLPTHGVMFNRSEKEISEIINVMVSEGYLTLSEGQYPVVRLQPLAVEVLKGQREVMQRVARVSASTASSRSSRSSRVSRDTSPSAVNETVFEQLRLIRRELAEKEHVPSYIIFNDATLREMSVVCPQSERDMLKIKGVGEVKFKKYGQPFLDFFLNQGGSSVDEPYDDYDF; this is encoded by the coding sequence ATGAGTATACAAGAAAGAACAATGGATGAGGCACGCGAGCTGCTTCAGACTTACTTCGGTTATCCCGACTTTCGGGAAGGCCAGAAGAAAATAGTAGACAGCTTATTGAGAGGACATGATACCCTCGGTATCATGCCGACAGGCGGCGGTAAATCGATATGCTATCAGATTCCGGCGCTCCTGCATTCCGGTCTCACTCTGGTGGTGTCACCTCTTATTTCCCTAATGAAGGATCAGGTGGATGCTCTGCTTGCCATGGGCGTGTCTGCTGCATATATCAACAGTACACTGACTGGACGTGAAGTGAATGACCGGATTCGGGCGGCACAGCGCGGAGAGCTGAAGCTGTTATATGTTGCTCCGGAGCGTCTTGAGCTGGACTGGTTCCGGGATGAGATGGCGGCACTGCCCATATCCTGTGTTGCTGTCGATGAAGCACACTGTGTCTCTCAATGGGGACATGATTTTCGGACGAGCTATTTGGCGGTGGCGCCATTTGTAGATTATCTGCCTCAGCGGCCGATCGTGGCTGCCTTCACAGCGACGGCAACGCCTGCGGTGATGGATGATATTCTGGAGCTGCTTCGGCTTCGCGAGCCTGAAACCTTCGTAACCGGACTTGGACGGGATAATCTGGCGATGCAGGTACTGCGCGGCGAGAACAAGAAGGAATATATTATGGACTACACACGCGAGCATGCGGATGAGGCGGGCATTATCTATGCGGCAACCCGTAAGGATGTAGATGATCTGTACAGCCGGCTCAAATCTGCGGGGATTGCAGCAGGGCGTTACCATGCCGGCATGACGGATGACGAACGTGCGGCGAGCCAGGAGGCTTTTCTATTCGATGATATAAGAGTCGTTGTCGCTACGAATGCCTTCGGCATGGGGATTGACAAGAGTAACGTAAGGTATGTCATTCATTACAATATGCCGAAAAATATGGAAGCCTACGTTCAGGAGGCAGGACGTGCAGGGCGGGACGGTGAGCCGAGTCAGTGTATTCTCCTGTTTAGCGCGCAGGATATCATGACTCAGAAATTCCTGATTGAGCAGGGTGAATTCCAGGATGAGGATCGGAAGCGGAATGACTACCGGAAGCTTCAGCAGATGATCGATTACTGCTATACGACCAAATGTCTCAGGAGCGCACAGCTGGACTATTTCGGTGAGGTTCATGATGGAACAGGCTGCGGCATATGCAGCTCATGTACGGACGACCGGGAACTCATCGACATGACTGTTGACGCGCAGAAGATCTTCTCCTGCATACACCGGATGCGTGAACGGTTTGGCATTACAATGGTATCTCAGGTGCTGAAGGGGTCGCGGAACAAGAAGGTGCTGGAGTATGGATTCGATCAGCTGCCTACGCATGGAGTCATGTTCAATCGCTCGGAGAAGGAAATATCGGAGATCATTAACGTGATGGTATCCGAAGGATATCTTACCTTATCTGAGGGTCAATACCCTGTGGTAAGATTGCAGCCGCTGGCAGTGGAAGTGCTCAAGGGACAGCGTGAAGTGATGCAGCGTGTCGCCCGCGTAAGTGCGTCAACCGCCTCATCGCGCAGCAGCAGAAGCAGTCGTGTGAGCCGGGATACATCACCTTCGGCCGTTAATGAAACGGTGTTCGAACAGCTAAGGCTGATTCGCAGGGAGCTGGCGGAGAAGGAGCATGTGCCTTCTTATATTATTTTCAATGATGCGACACTGCGCGAGATGAGTGTGGTATGTCCGCAGAGCGAACGTGACATGCTGAAGATAAAAGGGGTCGGGGAAGTGAAATTCAAGAAATACGGACAGCCGTTCCTCGATTTCTTCCTGAATCAGGGCGGTAGTTCTGTGGACGAGCCTTATGATGATTATGATTTTTAG